CGAGAAAGAGGGCAATGCCTTGATGCAGCAACTGGAAGATGAAGAGTGGCTGTGCGGGCTGGAAAAGACGTCGTTTATTGAGCGGTTGGCGCACTACTACTGTGAAATCAACGTGCTGCACCCGTTTCGCCTTGGCAACGGCATCGCTCAGCGCATCTTCTTTGAACAACTGGCGCTGCATGCGGGTTTTTCGCTCGACTGGCGTGGCATTGATCCTGATGCGTGGCGCGAGGCAAACCAGGCAGGCGCAATGGGCGACTTAGCCCCGCTTTGCGCCATCTTCAGCAAAGTGGTGAGCGAAGCGGTCGAAAGCGAGTAAACTAGCGCGGTTTCCGACACCCGAGGCCGCTATGATCCTGCTTATCGACAATTACGACTCCTTTACCTGGAACCTGTATCAATATTTTTGTGAGCTGGGGGCAAGCGTAGAGGTGCGGCGTAACGATGAGATCGCGCTTGCGGATATTGCCGCGCTGGCACCGGAAAAGATCGTGATTTCGCCCGGCCCCTGCACGCC
This genomic interval from Kosakonia sacchari SP1 contains the following:
- a CDS encoding putative adenosine monophosphate-protein transferase Fic — protein: MSDKFGDGRDPYLYPGLNVMRNELGLRQAQKLEQAAYQFTALRAATLDLGPMVRGLPHLCAIHHHLYQDVFDWAGQIREVDIYEGDTRFCHFEYIEKEGNALMQQLEDEEWLCGLEKTSFIERLAHYYCEINVLHPFRLGNGIAQRIFFEQLALHAGFSLDWRGIDPDAWREANQAGAMGDLAPLCAIFSKVVSEAVESE